The Nitrososphaerota archaeon genome has a segment encoding these proteins:
- a CDS encoding tryptophan synthase subunit alpha: protein MSKTFAEAKKKGEPVLVGFITAGDPNPDATFDIAAALVDGGVDIVELGIPFSDPIADGPTIQASSLRALNAGVTPPMVLEMANQISSSLHVPVVILTYYNPIFKMGDGRFLKLAAKSGVSGIVVPDLPPEESAGYRRLAQKEGIDTIYLATPSTNPKRLVDIVSATKGFLYVVPLFGVTGARESFDAYSKRVVGEIVQKVSNKVPVAVGFGISKSEHVRSFLDQGADSIIVGSAIVKTIERNLNDRKKMLLELEDLARELSSARAN from the coding sequence ATATCTAAAACTTTTGCAGAGGCAAAAAAGAAAGGCGAGCCAGTGCTTGTAGGCTTCATAACGGCAGGCGATCCTAATCCAGATGCAACCTTCGACATCGCTGCTGCCCTTGTCGATGGAGGAGTCGATATCGTAGAATTGGGAATCCCTTTTTCTGATCCGATAGCGGATGGTCCGACAATACAGGCTTCATCTCTAAGAGCATTGAATGCTGGAGTTACTCCTCCTATGGTTCTTGAGATGGCAAATCAAATTTCCTCTTCGCTGCACGTTCCTGTTGTTATACTGACATACTATAACCCGATATTCAAAATGGGCGATGGAAGGTTTCTGAAATTAGCTGCGAAATCAGGAGTTTCTGGCATTGTAGTTCCAGACCTGCCTCCAGAAGAGTCTGCAGGATACAGGAGGCTTGCGCAAAAAGAGGGTATTGATACAATATACCTTGCAACGCCCTCAACTAATCCGAAGAGACTTGTCGACATAGTTTCAGCAACAAAAGGCTTCCTGTACGTCGTGCCGCTGTTTGGAGTTACAGGTGCCAGAGAGTCTTTCGATGCATACTCAAAGAGGGTGGTCGGTGAAATTGTCCAGAAGGTTAGCAACAAAGTTCCAGTCGCTGTAGGTTTCGGGATATCCAAATCTGAGCATGTAAGATCTTTTCTAGATCAGGGAGCAGACTCTATCATTGTAGGAAGTGCAATTGTCAAGACGATAGAAAGGAACCTTAATGACAGAAAAAAAATGTTACTCGAACTTGAAGATTTGGCAAGAGAACTTAGTTCTGCAAGAGCTAACTAA
- a CDS encoding isopentenyl phosphate kinase family protein, which produces MERVVILKIGGSVITEKGKPFTLRKEGIETVAGAIAEYSKPLVIVHGAGSFGHFIARKYGLSRNPSNAKPEEVSEIRASVLKLNSIVVETIQSKGVSVYWFQPYAFSRERNREKLATLLIKLIQKGISPLSFGDVIPTEDGFRIISGDEIVRDLAILLKPSRVVFAMDIDGIYRNFDEDKKPLQEISIKDIEELTFKPVKDDVTGGMEGKLGEAVRIAKAGIDVLFSNGLKKERLMKALKGKDPHGTLVRGRVVA; this is translated from the coding sequence ATGGAAAGAGTAGTTATACTCAAGATTGGAGGTTCCGTGATAACGGAGAAGGGCAAGCCCTTTACGCTACGCAAAGAGGGAATTGAAACAGTTGCTGGAGCGATAGCAGAATACAGCAAGCCATTGGTTATTGTTCATGGGGCAGGCTCTTTTGGACACTTTATTGCAAGGAAGTACGGTCTGTCAAGAAACCCTTCTAACGCAAAACCAGAGGAGGTTTCAGAGATCAGGGCTTCAGTACTGAAACTCAACTCCATAGTCGTTGAAACTATCCAATCCAAAGGCGTAAGTGTATACTGGTTTCAACCTTATGCCTTCTCTAGAGAAAGGAATAGGGAGAAGTTGGCTACACTGCTTATAAAGTTAATCCAAAAAGGGATTTCGCCATTAAGTTTCGGTGATGTCATCCCTACAGAAGATGGTTTCAGGATAATTTCTGGTGATGAGATAGTAAGAGACCTTGCAATCCTGCTGAAACCCAGCAGGGTAGTCTTTGCTATGGATATTGACGGCATCTACAGAAACTTTGATGAAGATAAAAAGCCATTGCAGGAAATTTCTATAAAAGACATCGAAGAGTTGACATTCAAACCTGTCAAAGATGATGTTACAGGAGGGATGGAGGGGAAACTTGGAGAGGCGGTGAGGATTGCTAAAGCAGGAATTGATGTATTATTTTCAAACGGTCTAAAGAAAGAGCGCTTGATGAAAGCGTTAAAAGGGAAGGATCCTCATGGCACTCTTGTAAGAGGGAGAGTAGTTGCCTAG
- a CDS encoding type 2 isopentenyl-diphosphate Delta-isomerase yields the protein MITLNEQVQARETSTLLECVHLVHNALPELNFDEIDTSISFLGHKFSTPILIDSMTGGTPAATKLNEVLARAATKYRLGMGVGSQRAGLKSDALAETYRVVRRAAPETFVMANIGGAQLADNLSLKDAQKLVEMIDADALAIHLNPLQEIIQPEGEPKFKGVLNRIRELSSKINVPIIVKEVGAGISKEVALRLIRSGVTAINISGLGGTSWAGVEQIRAKASKNYMKAELGQILWDWGIPTAASLIEVRKSVRVPLIASGGLRNGLDIAKCVVLGANLCGMALPMLKRAAESFESLCEFIEGLRFQLQAAMFLVGAKNVEELSRARHVITGDLLEWSEGGE from the coding sequence ATGATCACTCTTAACGAGCAGGTTCAGGCAAGAGAAACTTCTACACTTCTCGAATGTGTCCATTTAGTCCATAACGCCCTACCTGAGCTGAACTTTGACGAGATAGATACATCAATATCTTTTCTCGGGCACAAGTTTTCAACGCCGATATTGATTGACTCGATGACGGGAGGGACTCCTGCAGCAACCAAACTGAATGAAGTTCTTGCAAGGGCGGCTACAAAATATAGATTAGGGATGGGCGTAGGAAGCCAGAGGGCTGGCCTAAAATCAGACGCTCTTGCTGAAACTTACAGGGTTGTCAGGAGAGCAGCTCCTGAAACTTTTGTGATGGCAAACATAGGGGGTGCACAACTAGCAGACAATCTATCATTGAAAGACGCGCAAAAGCTAGTTGAAATGATTGATGCAGATGCACTTGCAATCCATCTGAACCCTCTTCAAGAGATAATTCAGCCTGAAGGAGAACCAAAATTCAAAGGAGTCCTGAACAGAATCAGAGAATTGTCCTCAAAAATCAACGTTCCGATAATTGTAAAAGAGGTTGGTGCGGGAATATCAAAAGAGGTTGCTTTACGTCTTATTAGGTCTGGAGTTACAGCTATCAATATCTCAGGCCTCGGAGGTACGAGCTGGGCTGGTGTTGAGCAGATTAGGGCCAAGGCCAGCAAGAATTATATGAAGGCTGAGCTCGGCCAGATACTCTGGGACTGGGGCATTCCCACGGCTGCAAGTCTGATCGAAGTTAGAAAATCTGTTAGGGTTCCATTGATAGCCTCAGGCGGTTTGAGAAATGGACTGGATATAGCAAAATGCGTTGTTTTAGGAGCTAATTTGTGTGGTATGGCATTACCAATGCTTAAGCGCGCTGCGGAATCTTTTGAATCGCTGTGTGAGTTTATTGAGGGTTTGCGGTTCCAGTTGCAGGCTGCCATGTTTTTGGTCGGTGCCAAAAATGTCGAAGAACTGTCAAGAGCTAGACATGTAATTACTGGCGATCTGCTGGAATGGTCAGAAGGGGGAGAATAG
- a CDS encoding 30S ribosomal protein S2, translating to MERRSIEDEIDETGSAERQITTQVSEKLLLSTGIRVGTLIRTKSMAAFVSRTRADGLHVIDIGKILERIETAGKFIARFDINGVVVYSSREYGRTPVERFCELTGAKALTGRFMPGTLTNPLYPKHIDPDVVVVTDPAMDAQAIEEASNIGVPVVAICDTDNVTENVDLVIPANNRGRKALAAVMWLLARSVLLHSGALKTDESMKYSIEDFETKLVEEVVE from the coding sequence ATGGAGCGAAGGTCGATAGAGGATGAGATAGACGAGACAGGATCTGCAGAGCGACAGATTACCACGCAGGTCTCTGAAAAGCTCCTTCTTTCAACAGGAATTAGAGTTGGAACGCTGATCAGGACAAAGTCAATGGCTGCTTTTGTTAGTAGGACAAGAGCGGACGGTCTGCACGTGATAGATATCGGGAAGATTCTAGAGAGGATTGAAACTGCTGGAAAGTTCATAGCCCGTTTTGATATTAATGGCGTAGTAGTATATTCCTCCCGAGAATACGGGAGGACACCCGTCGAAAGATTCTGCGAACTTACTGGCGCTAAAGCTTTGACAGGAAGATTCATGCCTGGTACATTAACAAATCCGCTCTACCCGAAACATATAGACCCCGATGTAGTGGTCGTAACTGACCCCGCTATGGATGCACAGGCAATCGAAGAAGCATCTAACATAGGAGTACCAGTAGTTGCAATATGCGATACCGACAACGTTACTGAGAACGTTGATCTCGTGATTCCTGCCAACAACAGGGGACGAAAAGCTCTAGCAGCGGTCATGTGGCTTTTAGCAAGGTCTGTTTTGCTACACTCGGGCGCTCTGAAGACGGACGAGTCGATGAAGTATAGTATTGAAGACTTCGAGACGAAGCTCGTCGAAGAAGTCGTAGAGTAG
- a CDS encoding polyprenyl synthetase family protein encodes MTSVGLLDFLSSNVLMLRKYILDYLPKDHSIPEIDLLYKMMRDYPSRPSKGLRPSLCMLVCETFGGKNEQAIVSAAALEIFQNWILIHDDVEDQSEFRRGSPVLQKIHGIPLAINAGDALHAKMWGLLTKNYEILEEKTCYSIMQEFSRMVDETTEGQHLEVSWTEKNKWDLTEDDYFLMVQKKTSWYTCVSPCRLGYLIATRKPLPKNGFVKFGIDLGIAFQIRDDVLNLTADKKYGKEIGGDIVEGKRTLVLINLIESASIKDADIIKKIMSKGKHKSPADAQKILQLMQKYDSIEYAKKRATEFSESALKQFSQIFGHLPDSKAKRNLRSLVEFMVSRDW; translated from the coding sequence ATGACATCTGTAGGGTTGCTTGATTTCCTATCGTCAAACGTTCTTATGCTTAGAAAGTATATTCTGGACTATCTTCCTAAAGATCACAGTATCCCGGAAATAGATCTTCTCTACAAGATGATGAGGGACTATCCGTCAAGGCCATCAAAAGGGCTCAGGCCAAGTCTGTGTATGCTTGTATGCGAAACCTTTGGAGGAAAGAATGAACAGGCCATAGTTTCTGCCGCAGCTCTTGAGATATTCCAGAACTGGATTCTCATACACGATGATGTTGAAGACCAGTCGGAATTCAGAAGGGGAAGCCCGGTCTTGCAGAAGATACATGGCATACCGCTTGCAATCAACGCTGGTGATGCATTGCATGCAAAGATGTGGGGGCTCTTAACTAAGAATTATGAAATTCTCGAGGAAAAAACCTGCTACTCTATCATGCAGGAGTTCAGCAGGATGGTGGATGAAACTACAGAAGGCCAGCATCTTGAGGTTAGCTGGACCGAGAAGAACAAATGGGATCTTACTGAAGACGATTATTTCCTAATGGTGCAGAAGAAAACATCGTGGTACACATGCGTATCTCCCTGCAGGCTCGGCTACCTAATCGCTACGAGGAAACCTTTACCAAAGAATGGTTTTGTAAAGTTTGGAATAGACCTTGGCATCGCATTCCAAATTCGCGATGATGTTCTGAACCTTACTGCGGATAAAAAATATGGTAAGGAAATAGGAGGAGATATTGTCGAGGGCAAAAGAACCCTAGTCCTGATAAACCTCATTGAATCTGCAAGCATAAAAGACGCAGATATTATCAAGAAGATAATGAGCAAGGGTAAACACAAAAGCCCTGCAGATGCGCAGAAGATTCTTCAACTGATGCAAAAATATGATTCAATAGAGTACGCAAAGAAGAGGGCTACGGAGTTTTCTGAATCAGCTTTGAAGCAGTTTAGCCAGATATTTGGGCACCTCCCAGACTCGAAGGCAAAGCGCAACTTGCGCTCATTAGTAGAATTTATGGTATCGCGAGACTGGTAG
- a CDS encoding glutamate--tRNA ligase: MNEELRTVIVKLALVNAFKHDGRADAGAVLAKILGEHQELKQKAKELVPEIRAIVQDLNKLSTASQKEKLETEFPEAYAELFEKKEEVKQFPPLEGAELGKVITRFPPEPNGFPHIGHAKAVFISYEYAKMYDGKLILRFDDTNPAAEKLEYYDAIREGLDWLGIKPDIVKNTSDDMETIYQHAKKFIEWGYLYICKCDAETVKRNRGSGKECEHRNIGVEQSLESWEKMFNEYSAGTAIVRFKGNMAALNTVMRDPTMFRIIEEPHPLKGAKYRVWPTYDFVAPIEDSSDGVTHAFRAKEYELRDELYYRIIEAGRMRKPRLVEFSRLSFRGTPVSKRKIRPLVEQNLVDGWSDPRLPTLIALRRRGILSEAIKEFVTSLGVSKSESEPTWDLLEAVNRKLIDPIAKRYFFVPDPVPLEVPDAPVLDLKLKLHPDKDLGERAVRTATKFFIAASDANTLKVGDVFRLMEVFNVKVVRKDSKIIGSFVGTEIIKASKKIQWVTEDSLAFTVKVPGVLYKDDVYDEKSMQIVNGLAEKSCKDLEIGAMIQFIRLGFCRIDEPQVAILTHK, from the coding sequence ATGAACGAAGAACTCCGCACAGTGATAGTGAAACTTGCTCTGGTAAACGCCTTCAAGCATGACGGGAGGGCTGACGCTGGGGCAGTGCTTGCAAAGATCCTTGGAGAGCATCAAGAGCTGAAGCAAAAAGCTAAGGAGCTCGTTCCAGAAATACGGGCAATTGTTCAAGATCTGAACAAATTATCTACAGCGTCGCAGAAAGAGAAGCTCGAAACAGAATTCCCAGAAGCCTACGCAGAGCTCTTTGAAAAGAAAGAAGAAGTTAAGCAGTTTCCTCCTCTTGAAGGTGCAGAGCTAGGCAAGGTTATTACAAGGTTTCCTCCAGAGCCCAACGGCTTTCCTCATATTGGACATGCAAAAGCAGTCTTCATATCCTATGAATATGCAAAGATGTACGATGGGAAACTGATACTGCGTTTCGACGACACGAACCCCGCAGCTGAGAAGCTAGAATATTATGATGCGATAAGAGAAGGGCTGGACTGGCTGGGCATCAAGCCAGACATTGTCAAAAACACATCCGACGACATGGAGACGATCTACCAGCATGCAAAGAAGTTCATTGAATGGGGCTATCTCTACATCTGCAAGTGTGACGCTGAAACAGTAAAGCGGAACAGAGGTTCTGGGAAAGAATGCGAGCACAGAAACATTGGTGTTGAACAATCTCTCGAAAGCTGGGAGAAGATGTTCAACGAATATAGTGCAGGTACGGCTATAGTGCGTTTTAAGGGAAACATGGCGGCTCTGAATACCGTAATGCGCGACCCTACAATGTTCAGAATCATAGAAGAACCACATCCGTTGAAAGGAGCGAAGTACAGGGTTTGGCCGACTTACGATTTTGTTGCACCTATTGAGGACAGCAGTGACGGGGTTACACATGCGTTCAGGGCAAAAGAGTACGAGCTTCGCGATGAGCTGTATTATAGAATAATCGAGGCTGGCAGGATGAGGAAGCCAAGGCTGGTGGAATTTTCAAGACTCTCTTTTAGAGGCACTCCTGTATCAAAGAGAAAGATTAGACCTCTGGTAGAGCAGAACCTTGTAGATGGTTGGAGTGACCCGAGATTGCCAACACTCATCGCATTAAGAAGAAGGGGGATACTGTCAGAAGCCATCAAAGAATTTGTCACGAGCCTTGGAGTAAGCAAAAGCGAATCAGAACCTACATGGGATTTGCTAGAAGCCGTCAACAGGAAACTAATCGATCCAATTGCAAAAAGATACTTCTTCGTACCAGATCCCGTACCTCTTGAAGTTCCTGATGCTCCAGTATTGGACCTCAAATTGAAACTCCATCCAGATAAAGACCTAGGTGAGAGGGCAGTAAGAACTGCAACCAAATTCTTCATTGCAGCAAGCGATGCAAATACGCTGAAAGTAGGTGACGTGTTTCGCCTTATGGAGGTCTTTAATGTCAAAGTTGTGAGAAAAGATAGCAAGATAATTGGGAGCTTTGTAGGGACAGAAATTATCAAAGCTTCCAAAAAGATACAATGGGTGACAGAAGATTCTCTGGCGTTCACCGTTAAGGTTCCGGGGGTTCTTTACAAGGACGATGTTTATGATGAAAAGAGTATGCAGATTGTGAATGGACTCGCAGAGAAATCATGCAAGGATCTCGAGATAGGAGCTATGATCCAGTTCATAAGGCTCGGGTTCTGCAGAATAGATGAGCCCCAAGTAGCTATACTTACCCATAAGTGA
- the mvk gene encoding mevalonate kinase — protein sequence MKSIADAPGKVILAGEHFVVWGSTALAAAIDMRVRATAELADEDEIMSENYGTSSKLSSGVAKGLYPIAKTIYATKNYIGSRKKVRVAIKSYIPSASGLGSSSAVAVSTVASIAGALDAKLTEKEIFDLALISEKIVHGNPSGIDVAVAVYGGVLLFRKGEQPREVKVNVPFEIVVGLSGLSRKTARMINRVAETRRNLPNFFNALVVSSSHLSMMASKSLAEGNLDNIASIMSFHNSSLSWLGLATQQTDRMIETCLGSGALAAKVTGGGGGGAVVALPKQGKAEDILNALKSKNFEAFAVKLPQQGMKTWKE from the coding sequence ATGAAGAGTATCGCGGATGCACCAGGCAAGGTGATCCTTGCAGGAGAGCATTTTGTAGTTTGGGGCTCTACCGCTCTAGCTGCAGCTATAGACATGAGGGTTCGAGCAACAGCAGAATTGGCAGACGAAGACGAGATAATGTCAGAGAACTATGGCACTAGCAGTAAGCTCTCTAGCGGTGTCGCAAAAGGGCTCTACCCCATAGCCAAGACCATTTATGCTACAAAAAACTACATCGGGAGCAGGAAAAAGGTCAGAGTTGCAATAAAGTCTTACATACCGTCTGCATCAGGTCTAGGCTCCTCAAGTGCGGTAGCAGTCTCAACTGTAGCTTCAATTGCAGGTGCATTAGACGCGAAACTTACTGAAAAAGAGATTTTCGACCTTGCCCTAATTTCTGAAAAGATAGTTCATGGAAATCCTTCGGGGATAGATGTTGCAGTTGCCGTATATGGAGGAGTATTGTTATTCCGAAAGGGTGAACAGCCCAGAGAAGTGAAAGTTAATGTTCCTTTTGAAATCGTCGTAGGTTTGAGCGGTCTTTCGAGAAAGACTGCAAGGATGATAAACAGGGTTGCAGAAACGAGGCGAAACCTTCCTAATTTTTTTAATGCTCTGGTAGTATCTTCATCTCATTTATCTATGATGGCGTCAAAATCACTCGCTGAAGGAAACTTAGACAACATAGCATCCATAATGAGTTTCCACAACTCCTCCCTCTCATGGTTAGGACTAGCTACTCAACAGACGGACAGAATGATTGAAACTTGTTTGGGAAGCGGGGCATTGGCGGCTAAGGTCACAGGGGGAGGAGGTGGAGGAGCTGTGGTGGCACTGCCAAAGCAGGGGAAGGCAGAAGATATTCTCAACGCCCTAAAGTCAAAAAATTTCGAGGCGTTCGCCGTCAAATTACCTCAACAGGGCATGAAGACATGGAAAGAGTAG
- the trpB gene encoding tryptophan synthase subunit beta, with the protein MKFKAFPKGGKFGKFGGQYVPETLMPAVQELEKSYRKFKDDRNFKAELKHLLSNYAGRPTPLFFATNLTKRCGGAKIYLKREDLLHGGAHKINNTLGQALLARRMGKGRIIAETGAGQHGVATAMACALLGLKAEIYMGAEDVKRQSLNVFRMKLLGAEVHPVESGSKTLKDAINEAMRDWVTNLPTTYYLIGSVVGPHPYPMIVRDLQSVIGEEIKKQFRAINGGYPTACVACVGGGSNAMGTFYPLLDTPTKLVGVEAGGKGLGTGQHSASIGAGTEGVFHGMLTYVLQDEYGQIKETHSISAGLDYPGVGPEHSFLHAEKRVEYVSVTDEEAVKAFLELSKEEGILPALEPSHAVAHAMKMAKRMKKDMSVVVTLSGRGDKDVGIIGNYLGENV; encoded by the coding sequence ATGAAGTTCAAAGCATTTCCCAAAGGCGGCAAGTTCGGCAAGTTCGGAGGGCAGTACGTTCCAGAAACCTTAATGCCTGCAGTGCAAGAATTGGAAAAATCCTACAGAAAATTCAAGGATGACAGGAACTTCAAGGCTGAATTAAAGCACCTGTTGTCCAACTATGCGGGGAGGCCGACTCCGCTATTCTTTGCTACCAATCTAACCAAAAGGTGCGGAGGGGCGAAGATCTACCTCAAAAGAGAGGATTTGCTCCACGGAGGGGCGCACAAGATCAACAACACTCTGGGGCAAGCTCTGCTGGCTAGGAGGATGGGTAAGGGTAGAATAATTGCAGAGACGGGAGCAGGGCAACATGGAGTCGCTACGGCAATGGCTTGTGCACTGCTCGGCTTGAAGGCAGAAATCTACATGGGTGCGGAAGATGTCAAGAGGCAGAGCCTGAACGTCTTCAGGATGAAACTGCTCGGTGCTGAAGTCCATCCGGTAGAAAGCGGCTCCAAGACGCTGAAGGATGCCATCAATGAAGCCATGAGGGACTGGGTTACCAACCTGCCAACTACATATTATCTCATAGGCTCTGTTGTTGGTCCTCATCCATATCCCATGATAGTTAGAGACTTGCAGAGCGTAATTGGGGAAGAAATCAAGAAACAGTTTCGTGCTATAAATGGAGGATATCCTACTGCCTGTGTGGCATGTGTGGGAGGAGGTAGTAATGCCATGGGAACTTTCTATCCTCTGCTGGACACGCCGACCAAACTTGTCGGAGTAGAGGCTGGAGGAAAGGGCTTGGGGACTGGACAGCATTCAGCATCTATAGGTGCGGGTACGGAGGGAGTATTTCACGGAATGCTAACCTATGTTCTGCAAGATGAATATGGTCAGATCAAGGAAACTCACAGCATCTCTGCGGGCCTTGACTATCCGGGGGTAGGACCGGAGCATTCGTTTCTGCATGCTGAGAAGAGGGTCGAATATGTTTCTGTTACGGATGAAGAGGCTGTCAAAGCATTTTTGGAACTTTCTAAAGAGGAAGGGATACTGCCTGCACTTGAACCGTCTCATGCAGTAGCCCATGCAATGAAGATGGCAAAAAGAATGAAGAAGGATATGAGCGTAGTTGTAACATTGTCGGGAAGAGGAGATAAGGACGTAGGCATCATTGGAAACTATCTCGGTGAAAATGTCTGA
- a CDS encoding alkaline phosphatase family protein: MSESSLDREWSSKVRRSVFSSHYSDGIKPHYEKYSLPNLASTIADHFHKNSERAPVIKDEPIKQALDGSETVVFFLLDGFGDRLVQTLQKEGHLKSVLRSSYYAPITTTFPSTTTTALSSANTGLFPEQHGIIGHTMHLKKLGVIASLISFSPVAERQKGTLLAAGIEPRNLINGSTIYEDLREDGIESAVLTKDAYRSSGLTRMIHTGAEIMTYNLASDMIVQLRKLIEYRKHRFIFAYWDAIDSAAHTYGAGEEEVLVEARSFFYILQTELFKKLDREIAKKVSFFMTGDHGHITVRKSSRIIANEYPEFVNNIQIMPTGDMRASFIKIKTDGDTKIREFFAKFKGKFDLIPSDRAVADGLFGRGKMTEEVREVLGDYLVLSKQSHAFIYKYRREEIDLIGYHGGLHQDEMLVPMIFGRFS; this comes from the coding sequence ATAAGTGAGTCATCATTGGATAGGGAATGGAGTTCTAAGGTCAGGAGGAGCGTCTTTTCTAGCCACTACAGCGATGGCATCAAACCTCATTATGAAAAATATTCTCTGCCAAATTTGGCATCGACGATCGCAGATCATTTTCATAAGAATTCAGAGCGGGCCCCAGTTATCAAAGATGAGCCGATAAAGCAAGCACTCGACGGTAGCGAAACTGTAGTCTTTTTCCTGCTTGACGGCTTCGGAGACAGATTAGTACAAACCCTGCAGAAAGAAGGGCATCTTAAATCCGTGTTGCGGTCAAGCTATTACGCACCAATAACGACAACATTCCCTTCAACTACGACAACTGCGCTGTCATCTGCAAATACAGGGCTGTTTCCTGAGCAGCATGGCATCATTGGGCATACAATGCACCTAAAGAAATTGGGAGTCATTGCAAGCCTGATAAGTTTCAGCCCCGTAGCAGAGCGTCAGAAGGGCACACTTCTTGCAGCAGGGATAGAGCCGAGAAATCTAATCAATGGTAGCACCATTTACGAAGATTTGAGGGAGGATGGAATTGAATCTGCAGTTTTGACGAAAGATGCTTACCGTTCGAGTGGCCTGACTAGGATGATACACACTGGTGCTGAAATCATGACTTACAATTTGGCATCGGACATGATAGTGCAGCTCAGGAAACTGATCGAATATCGAAAACACAGGTTTATCTTTGCTTACTGGGACGCTATAGATAGCGCCGCACATACTTACGGGGCAGGGGAGGAAGAAGTTCTTGTGGAGGCACGAAGTTTCTTTTACATTCTCCAGACGGAGCTATTCAAAAAACTCGATAGAGAAATTGCGAAAAAGGTTTCATTTTTTATGACAGGAGATCACGGTCATATTACTGTAAGAAAGAGCAGTAGGATAATTGCAAACGAATATCCCGAATTTGTAAATAACATACAGATAATGCCTACCGGGGATATGCGTGCTTCTTTTATCAAAATAAAGACAGATGGAGATACGAAAATTCGAGAGTTTTTTGCAAAATTCAAGGGCAAGTTTGATCTCATACCTTCGGATAGGGCTGTTGCTGATGGGCTGTTCGGAAGGGGGAAGATGACTGAGGAGGTTAGAGAGGTTCTGGGCGACTATCTGGTACTCTCCAAACAGAGCCACGCATTCATCTACAAGTACAGGAGGGAGGAAATAGATCTGATAGGCTACCATGGAGGTTTGCATCAAGACGAAATGCTAGTTCCGATGATATTTGGGCGTTTTAGTTAG
- a CDS encoding MEMO1 family protein has product MRKPAVAGQFYPANPSVLRKTIEECFLHEIGPKKLLPVEGSKVIGLICPHAGYIYSGPVAAHSYLALSAIASYDLIIILGPNHYGIGSGIAVPAAKAWQTPLGEVSIAKDASEDLVETSGIIDIDDLAHIQEHSIEVQVPFLQYIFNKPFKILPVSMLFQDKKTAIDVGEAVAQVAMKWKAFIIASSDLTHYEPHDVASKKDQQLIKAIENLDVDAHYETLRKINITACGYGPIAAVMTASKILGARNGTLLQYATSGDTGGNKNSVVGYAAMSFS; this is encoded by the coding sequence ATCAGAAAACCTGCGGTTGCAGGTCAATTCTACCCTGCAAATCCAAGTGTTTTGAGGAAGACTATCGAAGAGTGTTTTCTACATGAAATAGGGCCGAAGAAACTGCTCCCTGTAGAGGGCTCGAAGGTAATAGGATTGATATGCCCTCACGCTGGCTACATATATTCAGGGCCTGTAGCCGCACATAGTTACCTTGCACTGTCTGCCATAGCCAGTTATGATCTAATCATAATACTCGGACCAAACCATTACGGGATAGGAAGCGGGATTGCCGTACCTGCAGCAAAAGCATGGCAGACACCGTTGGGAGAGGTTTCAATAGCAAAGGACGCCTCAGAAGACCTTGTTGAGACTTCTGGCATTATTGATATAGACGATCTAGCCCACATTCAAGAGCATTCGATAGAAGTTCAAGTTCCGTTTCTACAATACATATTCAATAAGCCGTTCAAAATTCTCCCAGTTTCAATGCTGTTTCAGGACAAAAAGACTGCAATAGATGTTGGGGAAGCAGTGGCTCAGGTAGCAATGAAATGGAAAGCATTCATAATTGCATCGTCCGATTTAACACATTATGAGCCGCATGATGTTGCGAGCAAGAAGGATCAACAGCTCATTAAGGCAATTGAAAATCTTGATGTTGATGCACACTACGAAACTTTAAGGAAAATTAACATCACTGCGTGTGGATACGGCCCCATAGCAGCCGTCATGACGGCCTCAAAGATTCTAGGGGCCAGGAATGGTACATTACTTCAATATGCAACAAGCGGGGATACTGGCGGGAACAAGAATTCAGTAGTTGGCTATGCTGCCATGAGTTTCTCCTAG